One Lucilia cuprina isolate Lc7/37 chromosome 4, ASM2204524v1, whole genome shotgun sequence DNA segment encodes these proteins:
- the LOC124419669 gene encoding uncharacterized protein LOC124419669: protein MDTKMLKNDQNCGAKSGPNLIFLGMKHTNILGNYGRNTYRRETNKDKLQERSGSSQTKPSNWIFKKHLDFLSDAFKSRSVNSSLEWDNKEFNFEYLEDCVPEIFDLTQNSSDASSTTKSIEMPKLILKSPPKKKLTQEKNFEEIINTNTQQLIQALNESEDKNPFDGVIEFIKETLKQQSESTRILLKKELMEVTLKYRYNT, encoded by the exons ATGgatacaaaaatgttaaagaacgaTCAAAATTGTGGAGCGAAATCGGGTCCAAATTTAATCTTTCTG ggGATGaagcatacaaatattttaggaAACTACGGGAGAAATACATATAGACGAGAAACAAATAAAGATAAATTACAAGAACGAAGCGGATCTTCTCAAACAAAACCATCGAACTGGatttttaaaaagcatttaGACTTTTTAAGCGATGCTTTTAAGTCAAGAAG TGTTAATAGTTCCTTAGAATGGGACAACAAAGAATTTAACTTTGAATACTTAGAAGATTGTGTTCCAGAGATTTTTGATTTAACGCAAAACTCATCGGATGCCTCTAGTACAACAAAATCAATTGAAATGcctaaattaatattaaaatcgcCGCCGAAAAAGAAATTGACCCAGgagaaaaattttgaagaaatcaTAAATACGAACACGCAGCAACTTATTCAAGCATTAAATGAAAGTGAAGATAAAAACCCATTTGATGGAgtaattgaatttattaaagaaactcTCAAACAACAAAGTGAAAGCACTCGAATCctgttaaaaaaagaactaatgGAAGTAACTCTTAAATATAGATATAACACATAA